The Kineococcus radiotolerans SRS30216 = ATCC BAA-149 genomic interval AGGACGGCTACGCCTGCGAGCAGTCCCGCTTCGGCCACCTCTACACCCAGGTCCTGCAGCACCTGGCTGAGCAAGACGCTCACCACGACGCTGAGCAGGACGTCGGCTTGGACATCGCCGAGGCCAGTGGACACAGCAAGCGAGGCATCGTGCAGAGCACGCAGCGAGCACGGCACGGCCCCAGTCCAGGGCGCGATCAGGTAGCAGGGGGAGCAGCATGAGCGAAGGCATCATCCGACGACGGGCACTGCGCATCCTGCAACGCGAGGACGTGCCGCTGTACCTGTTCGCGCTCGCCGCCTCCGACGTCGCCCGCATCGCCGACGTCGCGCGCATCTCGCGCGACGACTTCGGCAAGCTCATCGGCTACCAGCGCCCGGAGAAGAAGCAGCACGTCAACCAGATCGTCGACTACCTCGACACCGACGGCGCGCTCTTCCCCAACGGCCTGATCCTGGCTCTGCCCACCAGCGTGCATTTCCGCTCCAGCCGCGGCCCCGGCGCCAGCGACGGCCTCGCCACCGCCGGGGAGTTGGAGATCCCCTGCCCTGAAGAAGACGGCGCACCACGCCCGGCGTGGATCGTCGATGGCCAACAGCGCAGCCTGGCGCTCGCCCGCACCCGCAACACCTCCTTCCCCGTACCGGTCGCCGGCTTCGTCACCGAGAACCTCGACATGCAGCGTGAGCAGTTCCTGCGGGTGAATACCGTGCAGCCCCTGCCGACCAACCTAGTCACCGAACTGCTGCCGGAGGTTCCGACCACCATCTCCCCGCGCATGTCCGCGCGCCGGCTGCCCTCGGCCTTGGTGGACATGCTCAACCAAGACCCCGAGTCTCCCTTCCGCGGCTTGATCCGCCGCGCCTCCACCGACGTGGACAAGAAGTCCGGCGCGGTCATCACCGACAACAGCCTGGTGCTTGCCATCGGTGAGTCCCTCAACTCCCCCCTCGGGGTGCTCTTCCCCTACCGCAACCTCGCCGACGGCACCACCGACACCGCAGGCATCCGCCAGTTGCTCATCACCTACTGGACCGCGGTACGCCGCCTCTTCCCCGATGCATGGGGCAAGCCACCCACGGAAAGTCGACTTATGCATGGCCTCGGCATCCGCGCCATGGGCCGACTGATGGACCGCATCATGGTCAGCATCGACGCTGCTGCCCCCAGCGCAATTGACGACGTCATGACGGAGTTGTGGCGGGTGGCTCCGGTGTGTCGGTGGACGCACGGCACGTGGGAGGGACTGCGAGTGGACTGGAACGGACTGCAGAACAACCCTAAGGACATCAGCACCCTGTCCAACTACCTCGTGCGCGCGTATCTGCAGGCAAGGACGAGCACCTCATGAAGTTCTACTTCCCCGACAGTCAAGACCTGATCAGCCCCACCTACGACTTTGACCGGGATGAGTACCACCCGTTGCGAGTGCGTCAGCGCGACGATCGCTACGCACACGAAGCACTTACCGCCCGCCCTTACGACGGCATCCTCGTCAGCAAGGGCATCGTCGACGGTTCCATCAGCGGAACCGGCAAGTACACCACCTCTCAACGCGCACGCCTGTACCGCCTGGGCGTGCGCGACTTCTTCCGACTCCCTGACGGGATCGAGACTCTTGGTGACAACGGCGCCTTCGCCTACGCCACCGAGGAAATCCCGCCCGTCACCGTGGAGCAGGTCCTCGACTTCTACGACGGCTGCGGCTTCGACGCCGGCGTCAGCCTGGACCACATCGTCTTCGGATACCAACCCGACGAAGTCGTGCAGGCGGCCGGCGGCATCTTAAACGACGAGCAGAACGCTTGGGAAACCAGACGCGAGCTCACCCTGAAATACGCAGCGGAGTTCCTAGAAGCAATCCACGAACGCGGATCCACCCTGGTACCCGTCGGGGCAGCACAAGGGTGGAGTCCAAGCACCTACGCCAACAGCGTGCAACGTCTCCAAGATTTGGGCTACCAGCGCATCGCCCTCGGCGGCATGGTCCCGTTGAGAACGCCCGCTATCCTCGCGTGCCTCAACGCCATCGACGCCGTCCGCAAACCCGACACCCAACTGCATCTGCTGGGCATCACCCGTCTCGACGCCATGGAAGAGTTCGCCCGACTAGGCGTGTCTAGCCTGGACAGCACTTCCGGCTTCCGGCAGGCGTTCATGGACGAAAAAAATAACTACCACACCGCCAACGGCAATTACGCCGCTATCCGCGTGCCCCAGGTCGATGGAAACCTCAAACTCAAGAAGGCCATCGTGGCTGGTCAGGTCTCCCAAGCCAGTGCCGTTCGTTTGGAACGCGAATGCTTGAGTGCCCTGCGTGCCTACGACGAGGGCGCCGCCAGTCTCGAAGAGGCTTTGGAGACCGTCTTGGCCTACGACGCGTTAGTGCGTCCGCCGGCCGACCGCGCGAAACAATCGTATGAGGAGATGTACCGCACCACCCTCCAGGACCGCCCCTGGACGACGTGCTCATGCGGATTGTGCGAGCGACACGGCATTCAGTTGGTCATCTTTCGAGGCACCGAACGCAACAAGCGGCGCGGTTTTCACAACCTCGCTGTCCTGGCCGCCAAGATGCACACCCTGCGCCCCGCCAGAGTCAAGCCGACTGCGTCGCGGACCAGGGCAAAGGCGCAGACAACATCAGGCGCGCCGATGCGCACGACGCAGGGGCGGACCACTGCGGCCACGGGGGGATTGGCGGCGGCCGACTCGACCGTAACGAAGGCCACGGCGAGGACCGCGAAGGTCACCGCGAAGAAGTCCACCGCAGTGGAAGTTCCTGCAAGGAAGACTGTCACCAAGAAGACGGCGGCGAAGACAACGACGAAGCGCACAAGGGGAACTGATGGCTGACCGGTACGAACTGCGACTGCCCGCCCTGCAGATCCGCCAGGGCGAGCGCTTCATCTACTGCTTTGCCGTCGACGGCAAAGTGCTGCCGTCGT includes:
- the dbpB gene encoding DGQHR domain-containing protein DpdB; translated protein: MSEGIIRRRALRILQREDVPLYLFALAASDVARIADVARISRDDFGKLIGYQRPEKKQHVNQIVDYLDTDGALFPNGLILALPTSVHFRSSRGPGASDGLATAGELEIPCPEEDGAPRPAWIVDGQQRSLALARTRNTSFPVPVAGFVTENLDMQREQFLRVNTVQPLPTNLVTELLPEVPTTISPRMSARRLPSALVDMLNQDPESPFRGLIRRASTDVDKKSGAVITDNSLVLAIGESLNSPLGVLFPYRNLADGTTDTAGIRQLLITYWTAVRRLFPDAWGKPPTESRLMHGLGIRAMGRLMDRIMVSIDAAAPSAIDDVMTELWRVAPVCRWTHGTWEGLRVDWNGLQNNPKDISTLSNYLVRAYLQARTSTS
- the dpdA gene encoding tRNA-guanine transglycosylase DpdA; the encoded protein is MKFYFPDSQDLISPTYDFDRDEYHPLRVRQRDDRYAHEALTARPYDGILVSKGIVDGSISGTGKYTTSQRARLYRLGVRDFFRLPDGIETLGDNGAFAYATEEIPPVTVEQVLDFYDGCGFDAGVSLDHIVFGYQPDEVVQAAGGILNDEQNAWETRRELTLKYAAEFLEAIHERGSTLVPVGAAQGWSPSTYANSVQRLQDLGYQRIALGGMVPLRTPAILACLNAIDAVRKPDTQLHLLGITRLDAMEEFARLGVSSLDSTSGFRQAFMDEKNNYHTANGNYAAIRVPQVDGNLKLKKAIVAGQVSQASAVRLERECLSALRAYDEGAASLEEALETVLAYDALVRPPADRAKQSYEEMYRTTLQDRPWTTCSCGLCERHGIQLVIFRGTERNKRRGFHNLAVLAAKMHTLRPARVKPTASRTRAKAQTTSGAPMRTTQGRTTAATGGLAAADSTVTKATARTAKVTAKKSTAVEVPARKTVTKKTAAKTTTKRTRGTDG